Part of the Streptomyces antimycoticus genome, GCGTGATCTGCCTGGACCGGGCGAACGGCTCGCTGGCCGAGCTGGCGATGCCGGGCCAGCCCGACCGGCATGTGGCGCTGCAGCGGCGTGAGGTCTCGGAGCTGATCGCCGAGGAGCTGCGCCGGCTGGACCCCGACGAGATCTACGCGTCGTCGGTGAAGTTCGGCGTGAACAAGCTGGGCAAGGGCGGCGTGGGCACGCTGGAGCGGGACGCCAAGGCCGCCCCGGCGACTCAGGTGGCACCGGGGTCCGACCGGCCGCCGCTGCCGACCCGGGACCCGGAGGCGCCGCCGGAGCACGCCCCCGGCTCGCCGAAGAACCCACCGCAGGCACCGGCACAGCCGCCGGCTCCCAAGCCTCACCCCCCGGCGAAGGCCCAGGAGCGGAAGGCGGACGGGAAGGCGGACAAGTGACCGCACCCCAGGTGGTCGTCCACCGCGACAAGGAGCTGATGGCCCAGGCCGCGGCGGCCCGGCTGATCACGAAGATCGTGGACGCCCAGGCCGCCCGTGGCTCCGCCTCGGTCGTTCTGACCGGCGGGCGCAACGGCAACGGCCTGCTGGCCGCGCTCGCCGCCTCCCCGGCGCGCGACGCGGTCGACTGGTCGCGGCTGGACCTGTGGTGGGGCGATGAGCGATTCCTGCCGGAGGGCCACGCCGACCGCAATGTCACCCAGGCCCGCGAGGCGCTGCTGGACACGGTGGAGCTGGACCCGGCGCGGGTGCACGCGATGCCCGCGTCCGACGGGGTGAACGGTGGCGACGTGGACGCCGCGGCCGAGGCGTACGCCGCCGAGCTGGCCCGGGCCGCGCGGCCGGAGAACCACGGCGCGGTGCCGTCGTTCGACGTGCTGCTGCTGGGCGTCGGCCCGGACACCCATGTGGCCTCGCTCTTCCCCGAGCTGCCCGCCGTCCGGGAGACCGAGCGGATGGTGGTCGGGGTGCGCGGCGCGCCCAAGCCGCCGCCCGTGCGGATCTCGCTGACCCTGCCCGCGATTCGCGCGGCACGGGAGGTGTGGCTGCTGGCGGCCGGTGAGGACAAGGCGAGGGCGGTCACGATAGCCCTGTCGGGTGCCGGGGAGCTGCAGGCTCCGGCGGCGGGTGCGTACGGCCGCAGCCGCACGCTGTGGCTGCTGGACCGGGCCGCGGCGGCGGGGCTGCCGCGCGAGCTGTATCCCCCGGCGTCGCCGTAACCCTCGTACCGCAGACGATCCCCCGTGCGCCTCTGGCGCCCGGGGGATCGTCGCGTTTTCCCCGCTGTTCCTGCTCTCCGTGCTCTTCCGTGCCTCGGGACCTCAGCGGCCGCGCAGCGAACGGTAGGTGGCCACCAGATGCTCGGTGGAGGTGTCCAGGCCCGGCACCTCGGCGCCCTCGGTCAGGGCGGGCTCGACACGCTTGGCGAGCACCTTGCCCAGCTCCACTCCCCACTGGTCGAAGGAGTCGATGTTCCAGACGGCGCCCTGGACGAAGACCTTGTGCTCATAGAGGGCGACCAGTTGGCCCAGCACCGACGGGGTCAGCTCGGAGGCGAGGATGGTGGTGGTGGGGCGGTTGCCGGGGAAGGTCTTGTGCGGAACCAGCTCCTCGGCCACCCCCTCGGCGGCGACCTCCTCGGAGGTCTTGCCGAAGGCCAGCGCCTGGCCCTGGGCGAAGAGGTTGGCCATCAGCAGGTCGTGATGGGACTCCAGCCCGGGAGGCAGATCCTTCACCGGCCGGGCGAAGCCGATCAGATCGGCCGGGACCAGCTTGGTGCCCTGGTGGAGCAGCTGGTAGTAGGCGTGCTGGCCATTGGTGCCGGGGGTGCCCCAGACGATCGGGCCGGTCTGCCAGTCGACGCGGTTGCCGTCCCGGTCCACGGACTTGCCGTTGGACTCCATGTCCAGCTGCTGCAGATAATCGGTGAACTTCGACAGATAGTGGCTGTACGGCAGGACGGCATGCGCCTGGGCGTCATGGAAATTGTCGTACCAGATGCCCAACAGGCCCATCAGCAGGGGGACGTTCTCCTCCGGCGGGGCGGTGGCGAAGTGCTCGTCGACCAGGTGGAAGCCGGCCAGCATCTCGCGGAAGCAGTCCGGGCCGATGGCGACCATCAGGGAAAGGCCGATGGCCGAGTCATAGGAATAGCGCCCGCCGACCCAGTCCCAGAACCCGAACATGTTGTCGGTGTCGATGCCGAACTCGGCGACCTTCTCGGCATTGGTCGAGACCGCCACGAAGTGCTTGGCGACGGCCTCCTCACCGGCCCCCAGCCCGGTCAGCAGCCAGTCGCGGGCGGAGAGGGCGTTGGTAATGGTCTCGATGGTGGTGAAGGTCTTGGAGGCGACGATGAACAGCGTCTCGGCCGGGTCCAGGTCGCGCACCGCCTCATGCATATCCGCGCCGTCCACATTGGAGACGAACCGGAATGTCATCGAGCGGTCGGAATAGGCGCGCAGCGCCTCGTACGCCATCTTCGGGCCCAGATCGGAGCCGCCGATGCCGACGTTGACCACGTTCTTGATCCGCTTGCCGGTGTGGCCGGTCCAGTCGCCGGACCTGACACGGTCGGCGAAGACGGCCATCTTGGCGAGCACGGCGTGTACTTCGCCGACGACGTCCTCGCCGTCCAGCTTGATCTCCGCGGAGCGCGGTGCGCGCAGCGCGATATGCAGCACCGCGCGGTCCTCGGTGGTGTTGATCCGCTGGCCGCGGAACATGGCGTCCCGCAGCTCGGCCACCTTGGTGGCCCGCGCCAGCTCGCGCAGCAGTCGCAGGGTCTCGTCGGTCACCAGGTGCTTGGAGTAGTCGACGTGGAGATCGCCGACCTGAAGGGTGAGGCGGCGCCCGCGCTCCGGGTCGCCCTCGAACAGGTCGCGCAGATGCGCATCGCCCAGATCCTTGCGGTGTGCGGCCAGCGCATGCCACTCCGGCAGCTGGTCCAGCCTGGTGCGGCCTTCCATGGTCATCTCGGACATCAGCCCACTTCTCGTCGGTGCCTGGCCCCCGTGGCCACCAACCTAATTGATGACGGACCGCATTCCCGGAACGAGGGCCGCCACCCCGCAGACGAAGAGCGCCGCGGCCCCCAGCGCGGGTGTGTTGAGCCCCCACGCCTCGGCCATCACCCCGCCCAGCAGCGCGCCGAGCGGGGCGCCCGCGGTCGACAGGGTGCGGAAGGCTGAACTCACCCGCCCCAGCGCCCCGTCGGGGCTGCTCTGCTGCATCATCGTCACCTCGGTCACGTTCCAGACGATCCCCGCGAAGCCGAAGAGGCCCATGGCGGCGACCGCGACCGGCAGGCTCCGTATCGCCCCCAGGACGACCAGGGCACCGATCTGCGCGGTGCCGCACACCACGAGGGCACGGGTGCGGCCCAGCTTCTCGGTGAGCCGGGCGGCCACCAGCCCCCCGATCACACTCCCGATGCCGTACACGGTGATGACCGCCGCATAGCCGGAGTTCCCGGCGCCCAGCCAGCCGGTGATGTGCAGCACCAGGGTGGCGATGAGCGCGCCGATGCCGATATTGCACAGCGTGGTGGAGGCGCACAGCGCCCGCAGCGTCCGGTCCCGCCACAGCACGGCCAGGCCCTCGGCGATATCGCGCCGCAGCGATCCGCCCGGCGGGCGCGGGGCCCGCTGAGGGGGCGTCACCCCCAGCGAGGCGACCAGCACGGCGGCGGCGAGATAGGTGACCGCGTCCGCCGCGAACGGCATCGCGGCGCCGAGGCCCAGCAGCACCGGCACCAGCGGGGCGCCCACGAACCGGCCCATGACCTCCTGCCCGGTCATCAGCCGGGCGTTGGCCCTGCTCAGCGCCTCCTGCCCGACCACCGAGGGC contains:
- the pgi gene encoding glucose-6-phosphate isomerase encodes the protein MTMEGRTRLDQLPEWHALAAHRKDLGDAHLRDLFEGDPERGRRLTLQVGDLHVDYSKHLVTDETLRLLRELARATKVAELRDAMFRGQRINTTEDRAVLHIALRAPRSAEIKLDGEDVVGEVHAVLAKMAVFADRVRSGDWTGHTGKRIKNVVNVGIGGSDLGPKMAYEALRAYSDRSMTFRFVSNVDGADMHEAVRDLDPAETLFIVASKTFTTIETITNALSARDWLLTGLGAGEEAVAKHFVAVSTNAEKVAEFGIDTDNMFGFWDWVGGRYSYDSAIGLSLMVAIGPDCFREMLAGFHLVDEHFATAPPEENVPLLMGLLGIWYDNFHDAQAHAVLPYSHYLSKFTDYLQQLDMESNGKSVDRDGNRVDWQTGPIVWGTPGTNGQHAYYQLLHQGTKLVPADLIGFARPVKDLPPGLESHHDLLMANLFAQGQALAFGKTSEEVAAEGVAEELVPHKTFPGNRPTTTILASELTPSVLGQLVALYEHKVFVQGAVWNIDSFDQWGVELGKVLAKRVEPALTEGAEVPGLDTSTEHLVATYRSLRGR
- the pgl gene encoding 6-phosphogluconolactonase; protein product: MTAPQVVVHRDKELMAQAAAARLITKIVDAQAARGSASVVLTGGRNGNGLLAALAASPARDAVDWSRLDLWWGDERFLPEGHADRNVTQAREALLDTVELDPARVHAMPASDGVNGGDVDAAAEAYAAELARAARPENHGAVPSFDVLLLGVGPDTHVASLFPELPAVRETERMVVGVRGAPKPPPVRISLTLPAIRAAREVWLLAAGEDKARAVTIALSGAGELQAPAAGAYGRSRTLWLLDRAAAAGLPRELYPPASP
- a CDS encoding MFS transporter: MAAVDAGELGAGKPAVPAWRGGFGRLWAAAVVSRFGDALRGAALPLLAVSLTDSPVLVSLVTACGFLPWLLFGLIGGAIADRVDQRRAMWAVDGARAVLMAGFAVAVWLDQATIGLLLALAFALTTLQTLFDNAATALLPSVVGQEALSRANARLMTGQEVMGRFVGAPLVPVLLGLGAAMPFAADAVTYLAAAVLVASLGVTPPQRAPRPPGGSLRRDIAEGLAVLWRDRTLRALCASTTLCNIGIGALIATLVLHITGWLGAGNSGYAAVITVYGIGSVIGGLVAARLTEKLGRTRALVVCGTAQIGALVVLGAIRSLPVAVAAMGLFGFAGIVWNVTEVTMMQQSSPDGALGRVSSAFRTLSTAGAPLGALLGGVMAEAWGLNTPALGAAALFVCGVAALVPGMRSVIN